GGTTCTACACACAcagatgatgtcacacacacaaccgttctgattggttctacacacacacagatgatgtcacacacaccGGCCCATTGTGAGTTCTGCTCCCGCCCTCACACCAGAGGGTAGCTGGCTGCCGTGGCGATGCCACACTGGTTGTTCTTGTTCCTGGACATCTTGATGTACCCCTCGTCACCCCAGTCAAGGCCCCAgctgtacacgcacacacacacacaaacacagacacacagacacacacacacgttattgcttgtttgcattttttgctCCCAGATTGCTGGTGCACTGGGTTCCTGATTGCACTGTGGTGTAGTTGTGCTGTGTCCATTTTCGCTCACCCTTGTTCTTGAAACTCTGGTGGCTTTTTGAGACATACAGTAACACTGCACACCTGGATTAATCTAAAAACCTGGATATCCCTGTTAACCTCTACAACTGGATTTACCTAAACACCTGGATATCCCTGTTAACCTCTACACCTGGATTTACCTAAACACCTGGATATCCCTGTTAACCTCTACACCTGGATTTACCTAAACACCTGGATATCCCTGTTAACCTCTACACCTGGATTTGCCCTAACACCTGGATATCCCTGTTAATCTCTACATCTGGATTTACCTAAACACCTGGATATCCCTGTTAACCTCTACATCTGGATTTACCTAAACACCTAGATATCCCTGTTAACCTCTACATCTGGATTTACCTAAACACCTAGACATCCCTGTTAACCTCTGAACCTGGATTTACCTAAACACCTGGATATCCCTGTTAACCTCTGAACCTGGATTTACCTAAACACCTGGATATCCCTGTTAACCTCTATACCTGGATTTACCTAAACACCTGGATATCCCTGTTAACCTCTACACCTAGATTTACCTAAACACCTGGATATCCCTGCTGACCTCTACACTTGGATTTACCTAAACACCTGGATATCCCTGTTAACCTCTACACCTAGATTTACCTAAACACCTGGATATCCCTGTTACCCTCTGAACCTGGATTTACCTAAACACCTGGATATCCCTGTTAACCTCTATACCTGGATTTACCTAAACACCTGGATATCCCTGTTAACCTCTACACCTAGATTTACCTAAACACCTGGATATCCCTGCTGACCTCTACACTTGGATTTACCTAAACACCTGGATATCCCTGTTAACCTCTATACCTGGATTTACCTAAACACCTGGATATCCCTGTTAACCTCTACACCTAGATTTACCTAAACACCTGGATATCCCTGCTGACCTCTACACTTGGATTTACCTAAACACCTAGATATCCCTGTTAACCTCTGAAGCTGGATTTACCTAAACACCTGGATATCCCTGTTAACCTCTACACTTGGATTTACCTAAACACCTAGACATCCCTGTTAACCTCTGAACCTGGATTTAGCTAAACACCTGGATGTCCCCCGTTGACCTCTACATCTGGATTTACCTAAACACCTAGACATCCCTGTTAACCTCTACATCTGGATTTACCTAAACACCTAGACATCCCTGTTAACCTCTGAACCTGGATTTAGCTGAACACCCGGATGTCCCCCGTTGACCCGTATACCTTGGATGCACTAGTCCGGGCGGGCGTACCTGTTCTTCACCAGCCAGTAGTCCTGCCCTTTGTCCGTGCCGTACCCCACCGCCAGCACGCCGTGATCCAGGTCTGTGCTGCTACACTCGGGTTCGTCGTAGATGCCTGCGGACAAACGCGCGCGCACGTTCAGAGTCACGCGCAGACTGACCTCGCGCCGGTAACTCTTTAACAACCTGAGTGTTACAACTGTTTCCCGTTCGccgttacacacattacattacatttatttggcagacgcttttatccaaagcgacgtacaaaaagtgcatttcatggtcatagacaactgctaaacacaggttccgtaaggtacaatacttattttgtacagctatttctagccaagaacacagtttagttcacacagtgagcacacacacacacgcgcgcgtacACAAGTGGTTATTTTGGAATTTCTTTCTTGAACGTTTTCAAATCGCGCGACGGCCAGGATGGTGCGGTACGGTTCTTGTTCAGAAAGCAGCTCAAATGCCCTTTAATGAGACTAATGAAGCTGACGCAACCGGAATGCTCTGGTCATCAGAACTCAAGTGTGTGCCTAACATGGCCTTCGAGCGAATGGCGAGCGAACGGCGGCGCCGGTACCGGACGTGTAGAGCTGGAAGGAGAAGTGCCCGGCGTCGATGGCGACGGACACGGGTCCGATCGTGGCCACGGCCTCCTGCAAGGCCCCCTCGTCCATGGGGCTTACGTCCACGTACCCGGTGCAGGTGGCGCCGATGCTGTCGGGCTTGAAGCGGCACTTTCCGTCCTGTAGCAgattgggggggttggggggtggggggggtgggggttagggtcgGGGGTTAGGATTGGGGTGTACAGTCTGAGTTGAGATTGGGGTTAGTGATCAGGGATAGTGATGAGTATTAGTGATCGGGGTTAGTGATCAGGGATAGTGATGAGTATTAGTGATTGGGGTTAGTGATCAGGGATAGTGATCTGTGTTACTGATCAGGGATAGTGATCAGTGTTAATGATCAGGGATAGTGATCGAGGTTATTGATCATAGATAGTGATCGGGATTAGTGATCGTGGTTACTGATCAGGTATAGTGATCAGTGTTAATAATCAGGGATAGTGATCAGTGTTTGTGATCAGGGATAGTGATCAGTGTTTGTGATCAGGGATAGTGATCAGAGTTAGTGATCAGGGATAGTGATCATTATTAATGATCAGGGATAGTGATCAGTGTTTGAGATCAGGGATAGTGATCAGAGTTAGTGATCAGGGATAGTTATCAGTGTTAATGATCAGGGATAGTGATCAGTGTTAGCTATTGTGGTTAATGATTAGGGGATAGGGATCAGGGATAGTGATCAGTGTTAGTGATTGTGGTTAGTGATCAATGTTAGCGATTGTGGTTAATGATTAGGGGATAGGGATCAGGGATAGTGATCAGAGTTAGTGATTGTGGTTAATGATTAGGGGATAGGGATCAGGGATAGTGATCAGTGTTAGTGATTGTGGTTAATGATTAGGGGATAGGGATCAGGGATAGTGATCAGGATTAGGAGGGTGGGGTAGAGGGAGGCTTTCTGAGTTTAAACTTCGCTCTGTTCTAGTCACGAGGCTCACCGTGGCCTCGTAGGGGTAGGACTCCTCAGTGTCGATGCCCCCGTTGGCAATGATGTACTTGAAGGCCCAGTCCATCagcccacccccgcacccctcgTTGCCAAAGTCCCCGGAGCAGTCCACCAGCTGCTGCTCGCTGAGCGACACCAGCTTCTGCGTCTTACGGAAGTTCTGCCCCTCCAGGGAGCCCGTCTGGGgaccgcacacacagagacattcACCCAGTtagagaaatacacacacacacacacagacattcacccggttagagaaacacacacacacacgcacacacacagacattcacccggttagagaaacacacacgcacacacatacacatgcacacacctatgcatgcacacacacacactcacacacaaatacacacagacacatacacactcacacacatacgcatacatacacacaccctcacacacaaatacacacacatacgcacacacacacgcatacacacactcacacaaacacgcatactcacaaacacacacacacactcacacactcacacacactctcacactcacacacacacacatacaacagcTGTAGGTGTTGTAGGTGCAGAATTGCATTGTGGGTCGAACGGTAACCGCGGCGTCGCTCACCGTGCTGAAGGCCCAGCAGGAACCGCACTGCTTCTGGTCCTTGACGTCGGTGACGTAGCCCTTCTGCCTCCAGTCCACCTCCGAGGGGGGATCGGCGCCCCCTGCCTGCCGGAGGAACGTACTGCCGCTGCGGCCAGCCATGGTGGTGTTGAAGGAACCCAGGCAGCCGCGGAAGACCGCGTTCCGGTACTCCTGGTTGTCCTGGCGACACAGAGGCAGACGCGGTGCAGTTCAGCTGTAGCACAGTACAGTGCGACAGTAGAGTAAAAGTGGTACTAAGTGCCTGCTTCATTTTGGCAGCTCAAATCCTCCGAATACCTTCCTGGAGGTAAAAGCAGTTTATGTTTCATTGGCTGCATAAGGGATACTCAAATCAGGCcctcagaatgtgtgtgtgtgcacgtgtttgtgtgtgtgtgtgtgtgtgttcttaacATTTCTGTCCAATTCCAGTCATCAGCCGTACTCTGAATCTCTGAAATACGTGCGGCGGCAGCGCCATGTCTCACCATATCGGCGAAATAGGTCATGCCGAGCCGGTAGGACTTGATACCCTGATCGGCCAGCATGTTGTGCACGATGACGAGCTTGCGGTTGGAGAGCCAGGTGAGTTTACGCTGGGCCTCCTCTTCAGACGAGCCGTAGATCTTCTCTGGAAAGATAGAGGGAAAGATTTACTCCGGTGCTTCCACACGTCAGATATGGGGTGTAATTTGCCTCTCTGGCCACACGAGGTCAGTGTTTATTCATTGACGCTGTTGcgaactaaaaaaaacaaacaaaaaaaactgcaaacttTGAGCGGGAAATCAGTTGGTGACTAAAGTTATTGTAAGCATGACTTCGTGCATAGAGGTATACACGTACAGCCGATACATCtgatacatacattttattacatgtaTGACCACAAGTCCGCCTTGACTTAGTTCCTCAATTTATAATTTCTTCCTCACTCCGGGTTTACAGTAATCAGCTGGAATATAATGAAACTATTTGCGTTCAATGAGTATTAGgactacttaaaaaaaaaaaaaaaaaaaaaaactaacagaaATCACTTGGGTATACAATGGCTGTTGGGGAATTATCATCACCTCTCTAGGGCATCTCTTGAACTCTGTGTGCACTTCTGAAAGTCTCGAGTGCATAATCTCATATTCATTCAagcaaacattcattttaaatgatctaCAACCTGGTTACAAGTGGGGAAGATTAGAAGCACACTTGGCACTGAAGGGCCTGGTCAAACCACCCTGAAAGACTGAGGAAAATCTAcaggaataaaacattttaaactgaattttaaccaGTAGTAATTggaaggatgttttttttttcttttttttttaaacacagtttgTCACAGCCAAACCACACTGCCGCTTGGTAACCGTTTCAGTTTAAAGTTGTTTTAGAGATacgtgttttattattttctatcttttatgtaaaataagaaaattgaGTTGGTTATGATGTGCCTTATTCAGGAGTTTAATTGTGTATAGTATGATGTTGTTATCGCTGGCCGACCTACTTTAGGTGATCATAGATATCGCAAAACAAATAGTCGAACGGCTTGCGTTTCATAGTGACGCGAAGCACCGCGAATCCCCCCGTGCCAATCACTGTCTACCTCAGTGTCTGTACTTCCGGAACAAACCTAACGTTTCCCGGGTGAGAATACCCAATCGCGCGAAAAGCTTTTCCGTTTTTTCTACCacatatttacttatttagcACACTTCAAACAGGCCGGTTTTTCCCCACGATTGACGCATTTAGCAGAATGTGTAACCACAGAGTTTcctatattataaatatttttgacacGTAGCCTAcggtaaaaaaatatacaaatgtcaAGGTCTGTTTCGCCATATATGCTAAATGATTGCGGTAAGGTAAATATGCCTATCCCTACATGGACTAGGCGAGacgcaggaatacaccctggacagaggTTTGTATAATGCAACAAAGTACTCTGCAGGTAACTCCAAAAACAGCTTGTGCAGTGACATTATTTTTACAGGGCTTGAACTGAAATACGTTACCcaattttatataaatttaaaaaaagactttgggcttcattcacaaaacttttcttaaattattcttacatttgttcttaaaaatgttcctacgaaaaaccaatatgggatttgTGACACAGACCTCtgtttttgtgcgtatcccaggtgtatgcGATGATGAATGCcggctgtttgtaaatgttatgcgcaatcctgtttACGTTATTAGCACGAGGAAACAGCCAGAAACAAATACAGGTCAGAACAAGACCacgttaaaacctagtatacggctggaccgaaccggccgacatCACAGACATGTGCGGTGTAACTctatcactcagtcagtcagtcagccagtcacagacattcgcgtttgcggtccagccaaaaaaattaCGAATGATGAAACGATTGTGGAAACATTCTTActcacagtttacgatcaaatgtgaccGTGCTcgtgttttgtgaatgaggcccattgtatCTTAACTTCTGTTAAACTTTTTCTTACGCTGCATACAGTTAACCTTCGACCATTGCATTCAAGCAATTAAGCGTTGGCACGATGTAAAAAAACTGATGTCTATGTTTAGAATTTTGAATCATCACCGTAAAATTAATCTGCATTTGTACAGCCTCATGACGTTACTGTGCACTATACAAATTTCCATATGCCCCTGTACCATCCATTGTAAAGCCAGCTTAGGAATTAGAAACCTTTAAAGTACCAAAAATTCTCCATCACTGCACATAAAACATACATGAAAAAAAGCCAGGACGTGAACGCATCCTATAATGTGTTTCTCATGACCCACCTAAATCCCAAATAAGACCCGCAAAGAGGCCCAGCCCACTCTTTTGGGGACCACTGCTCGAGCCCACGGCACagctgatttgtttttgttttttttgccccgTATCCTTACCGAATTTGAGTTTCCAGGCGTGGAACTCCAGGTCCTCCAGGGATATGGTGGCGGCGCTGGCTACGGCCAGCAGGGCAGCCGCCAGGACCAACAGCTTCATCCTGCGAAAGATACGCAAAGCAAGAGCACCCTGTGAGAAAAGGCAGCTCAACAACCAGACCCCGGCAACACTCCCttcactctgtcactctgtcactctccctctctctctctctccctctctctctgtcactctgttactctccctctctctctgtcactctgttgctctccatctctctctctttctctctctgtcactctgttgctctacctctctctctcttgctctcgctctctctgtcactctgttgctctgtctctctctctcctctctgtctctctccccctctttctttctctctcttgctctctctctctctctgtcactctatctctctctctccctctccctccgtctcgctttctctccccctctttcttttctcttcctcctgtgGTCTGTGAATTAgagagcagatttttttttttccttctaagACAGGAAGCCCTGTGCTGGGACCGCACCTCACCTGTCAGTGCAGTTCTGAGCttctgagcgagagagagagagggagagagcaagagagcgagagagagagaggagcagagagcgaGCGTGCGTCTTCAGAGAACAGCAGACTGCGCCACACTGAGACTGTGGTTCTCTCGGCCTATATAAAGGCCACGGTAGGCTCTGGTCAGGTGCCTGTCATAAAGGCATAAACACATAGGCACCAatagaaacagagaaagagagagagagcacgagtgTATGATTATGGATCTTACGTGGGGAAGTAATGCAAGAACgagaagaaacaaaaatttGCATTTTGCAATCTGAGTTGAGAGGTGGTTGTGAGCTGCTGACCccttgctaaaaaaaaagacgaaGTCAAGAGTTCAGTTTACAGTAATAACTCTGATTCAAAGGCTTAGTGCTGAGAATTCAGGTTCCAGCTGTACGGCCAGCTGCGGGCAATGACTAACACGCGTTAGTGAAAATACGGAAGGCGCTTCGTTTCCACCGAAAATCGGCGACTGACCGGTCGCGCGCGGCTCGCGGCGCAGTTCGGCATTTCCCCTTCAGCCCGTCACATgcttcagtttcattttcccACGGCGCGTTGACTCGCTCTTCTCGTAAAAAGCGCGAGGGCGGAGAGGCGCTCCAGACCCGACGCAGGGCGTTgatcgtctttttttttttttttttttaaataatcgtGCAAAAAAGGggccaaaacattttcttccacGCACGGTATGTAAGCAGCGCACGCATGAGGAttactgtgcatgtgcacaaagCAGACGTTCTGTTAGaatattacacattattttattattatttattatgctgATATTGTTCTGCTACTACCAGGAGATACGCTGACACCGTGCGGATGGATTTCCGGATATTGCCATCATTTTCTGATGTATCTAagaattattttcaattattaatTTTGTGATCACGTTTTTGCCGGGCGGCGTTTGTCTCCTGGGGTTTGCCAGGCGGGCAGTGCTGGTGTGAACGGTGGTGGGGGAGCCTCTGTGTGTGGTAGTGAGAACAGATGACAGCATCGCACTGCATGGGGGGGCCTTCACACTCGCAAACCATTGCCAGTTTACAGTGTTCACCGCAAGGTTGTGGGTTCACATCCTCCCCCGAgttatcaaatcaaataaatatgtcaAGTTTTGGACCAggcaccccccacacccccagctcAGCAAATGGTAGCATCTGTATACTAGACAGCATTTCCTGTTGTAGCTGCCTTAAAACTAGGCCAAACTTCCTCTTTCAGGAAGTTACGCTTTTTTATGTGTTGAactttttgctttttctgtaGAAGTCTTtgctcagttcaattcaattcaattcaattaaataagctttattggcatggcaagggtacacttacattgccaaagcatacactcACGTGACAAACATAACGGACAGgcaataacaatttaactacaataaacagaaaaaatataaaattcagaacacagaaataaaattctacatctagaacatacataaatacaaagcatacaaaatgtcaatgaactATAATAAgtctttgctctctctctgtcttagtCACTTTCTTTTTCTGGGAAGAGATTGGTTTGAAGAAAAATGGGCCCTGGTGGTGGTTTTGAAAAGCTGTGATGAAGAGATCTGTTGttcatttatgattttataACATTTCAATGTTTTACGTCTTCATTAACTGTTTAATTTATGTgtttaacagttttatttatttgtttattttttaaattttgttttgtgtaatgtgttttaacGTGTCTGTTTGGGCcgttgttttgcttttttgttccCTTATTATTAAGGTGTTTCCgtgtgtaaataaatgttttgtttttagtatttattattatttttgtggcaTGCAGCGCGTTTCCTAACTGCTGTGTCGTGCACATAAATCTTCCGCTCCTGATGACCTGGGTTGAGGTGTTCTCACCACAGGATGGTGTGTCGCTTTCGAAGCTATGAGTCCGTTTGGGCTGGTGAAAGACTGAAAAATGAGTGTCagcaataatattttaaaaatcacacgACAAGACAGACAGTGCTGAACTGttataaaactgtttttcttttttctgttgttgatgTTAAACATTCACGCtgtgcctacacacacactctttctctctctctctctctctctctatctctctctctcaattcaattcaattcaatttgctttattggcatgaaatacatacagtaaatattgccaaagcattgtataaaaacacacacacacaaatacagggaTTCCAAATTGAAGGAGAAAAGagggttaaaagaaaaaagcaatagACTATTTATACTAGGTTTTAgttaattgtaattatatttacgatctctctctctctctctctctctctctctctctcacacacacacactcacacacacacatgcaggacaATTCTGATTTTACCCCTTTTATGACTATGCAGTATTCACACACAATAGTCTTTTGTGGTACCTGTAAAAGTTACCAATATGTAACTTGTTTTGTTCACAATGGTCATatctttgggtttttttttaattggtgtgTTTTATATATTGCATAAGTTGAGCATGTGATGATCTTCTGACTGGCCACCCGGTCGGTTAATTAACAATGCTACCTTTATATGACTGACATGTGAGGTGGATTTGGTCGATGTCACTGATTCCCAACCTTGCTCCTGTGGCAAATTacgattgaaatgaaaacccacaatgcactaGCAGTTGAATGtgttgtgctttgttaggatttggagtgaaaacctactgggtggtagagctccaggaaaaaggattgggcagccctgctctagctgttgaatgaggtgtgctttgttgtgGAGGATCTCAAACTGGAGCCCTGGGCTTGCTGCGGTGCTTGCTGGTCCAGGGTCTACTTAATTTAAGCAATTAATTGAAGTGAATTGCTTGCTTGAGGAGTTCACAGGCCTAAAttagctgctgattgaaaggaaaacaaaacctggCGACTCTTCCCTGGTCTGTGTGACGTCAGACAGTGGATCCCAAATCCAAACAAAAAgaatttttggtttttggattGCAATTGCGGATGGAATGAACACCGGCAAACACAGGGCTGCCCCAGGCCTAACGTTGGGAAACACAGACTGATGTAAGAGCCTGAGAGTTTGTGCTCAGTTACGGACACCCAGAATGCAGTTCTGCAGTCCCaccaaaaaaaatcccccatTTACCACTGGCACCaaaacatatttacactgaGACTTCGGCTTTCACAAATTCCGTGCGTTTAGGGGGATAAGTCCCCCAGTCTGGCAACCCAGTACAGTGCAGCTGCAAAGCAGTTGAAAGCAGCCGAGGAGTGCGCTGTTACATGTACAGTGCAGCAAACGAGAAACCGCAGTTTTGAAGTTCTGAGGCTGaggtgggatggggggatgCTGGGGGGGCTGGCGTCACCACAGGAAATCCACCATTGAGTCAGTCgcggaacaggaagtgaagcccCGGGGCCTATGGTCAAACCACCAGacacaccgggggggggggtcaagtgAAAATACAGCGGTCCTTATGGGGGTCGGGGGTCACCACTAAGCTACACGTCAGTAGGAtcctgctgattggttaaaaaaaaaaaaccttacagtCAAATCCGCGCAATGAATGTCGAGGGTTTTGTGGGGTCCAGGTCAAAGCAATTGTTTGCTCTtcatattattctttttttttttttttttaacttgcttCTCCAGCGTTTACACCTCCTCAGcctggggggagaggaggctTGAGGAGGGAGTGTGGTGCAGCAGAAGGGATCGTGGGTAACagtcgcgtgtgtgtgtgtgtgtgtgtgtgtgtgtggtgttttcaTTGTGCCCTGACGGTGTTAGATGCAGGTTTCACTGGAGGTCTgcacttttttggtttttgcccGGGTGGGAAGAACAACTCGCTTCATCAGGGTCAGTCTCTGCGTATCTTAATTGCGCTTAaatccattttgtgtgttttttgatgGGTAAATGTGATAGGTAAATGTGATGGGTAAATGTGCTGGGTAAATGTGCTGGGTAAATGTGATGGGTAAATGTGCTGGGTAAATGTGCTGGGTAAATGTGATGGGT
This window of the Anguilla anguilla isolate fAngAng1 chromosome 1, fAngAng1.pri, whole genome shotgun sequence genome carries:
- the ctsl.1 gene encoding cathepsin L.1, which translates into the protein MKLLVLAAALLAVASAATISLEDLEFHAWKLKFEKIYGSSEEEAQRKLTWLSNRKLVIVHNMLADQGIKSYRLGMTYFADMDNQEYRNAVFRGCLGSFNTTMAGRSGSTFLRQAGGADPPSEVDWRQKGYVTDVKDQKQCGSCWAFSTTGSLEGQNFRKTQKLVSLSEQQLVDCSGDFGNEGCGGGLMDWAFKYIIANGGIDTEESYPYEATDGKCRFKPDSIGATCTGYVDVSPMDEGALQEAVATIGPVSVAIDAGHFSFQLYTSGIYDEPECSSTDLDHGVLAVGYGTDKGQDYWLVKNSWGLDWGDEGYIKMSRNKNNQCGIATAASYPLV